In one Novosphingopyxis iocasae genomic region, the following are encoded:
- the pyrE gene encoding orotate phosphoribosyltransferase, producing the protein MDETEVLAEFRACDALLEGHFLLSSGRHSAHYLQCARVLMNPERASRLALATIQKIPRDIRSEIDVVVSPAMGGLIIGHEIGRALGKDAIFLERPEGTFELRRGFSLAPGAKVLMVEDVVTTGKSSREAIAAAEAAGGRVIAEASLVDRSAGSADLGVPFFPLVAINMPTYAPEEVPEELAAIPAEKPGSRKS; encoded by the coding sequence ATGGACGAAACCGAGGTCCTTGCCGAATTCCGCGCCTGCGATGCGCTGCTGGAAGGACATTTCCTCCTTTCCTCCGGTCGCCACAGTGCGCACTACCTTCAATGCGCGCGCGTGCTGATGAATCCGGAGCGTGCCTCGCGGCTTGCGCTGGCGACAATCCAGAAGATCCCGCGGGACATTCGCTCCGAGATCGACGTGGTCGTGTCGCCCGCCATGGGCGGCCTCATCATCGGACACGAGATCGGCCGCGCGCTGGGCAAGGACGCTATCTTCCTGGAACGACCGGAGGGCACGTTCGAGCTGCGCCGCGGTTTCTCGCTGGCGCCCGGTGCGAAGGTGCTGATGGTGGAGGATGTCGTCACCACCGGCAAGTCTTCGCGCGAGGCGATTGCGGCGGCCGAAGCTGCCGGCGGACGCGTAATCGCAGAGGCTTCTCTGGTCGATCGTTCTGCTGGAAGCGCAGACCTGGGCGTGCCCTTCTTCCCGCTGGTGGCGATCAACATGCCCACCTACGCGCCCGAAGAAGTGCCCGAAGAGCTTGCCGCCATCCCGGCGGAAAAGCCCGGAAGCCGCAAGAGCTGA